TCGATCGCCCGCTGGAAACCCTTATCCTGAACGCGCTGGACCGCCAGCCGGGTGATCTTCTTCGGCGGACCGTGGCGCGGCGTTTTTTTCGGGAGCTGGCTGAAGCGGTGCCGCAGCTCCGGGCCCTTTCGGGCGCTCGGCGCATTGTCTTCGCCTGGTACCAGGGAAGCGATCTTCCGAGGGATCTTCAGGAAGCGCTCCAGAGGGCCGGCGTGGACATCGTGCGGCTGCCCTGCAAGTATCCCATCGCCCTGGAACCGCTCCTGGTGCAGGCGGTGACCGGAAAGGAAGTCCCCATGCCGGAAGGCGATACACGTCGGCTCGGATGCGCCGTGCTGGACGTGTGCACCGCAGTGTCTCTGAGCCGGTCCATGGCGACGGGAACGGCGCCGCTCACCGCTTTCCTCCAGTTCGCTGTTCCCTCGCGCAAGATGATGACCGTGTACGAGGTTACCACCGGCACGCCGCTGGAGGAACTCACGGCCCAAACGGAACGACCCCATGGGGCGCCTTCGAAGGTGATCGCAGGCGGGCTCTTTCTGGGCTATGCCCAACACGATCTGTCGGTCCCCCTCACCTCGGACGTGGAATCCGTCTTCTTTCTCGGCCCGGGGGAAGCCGCCGGCTACAATTACCGCGCCTGCTTCAACTGCGGCAACTGCGTGGATCGGTGTCCGGTGAACCTCATGCCCAACGAACTGGGGAAATACTGTGAATTCGGCCGATTCGAAGAAGCCGAACGCCAGCACCTGTTCCAGTGCATAGAGTGCGGGCTGTGCGCCTACGTGTGCCCCGCCAACCGCCCTATGCTTCACCTGCTGCGATACGGAAAGCATGAACTCATCCAGATGAGGAAGGAGTCATGAAGCGCCCTGATCTCTTGGTATCCATGCCGCCGCATGTGCATGCGGGGTATTCGATCCGCCGGATGATGACCGACATGCTCATCGCTCTCCTTCCCTGCATTTTCGCGGGATGGTTCTTCTTCGGCGTCCGGGCGGTGTGGATCGTGGCCCTTTGTGCCGTCACGGCGCCCGTCACGGAAGCCCTCTGGCTGAAAGCGCTTCGAAGACCGGTCTACGCCGCCGACGGAAGTGCCGTGGTGACCGGGGTTCTTTTGGGCCTTGTCTTATCGCCCGAAGTTCCCTGGTGGTGCGCGGTCCTGGGAACGGTCACGGCAATCATCGTCGGAAAGGAACTTTACGGCGGGGTCGGTAGTCATCCGTTCAGTTCCGTGCTGGTGGGCTGGGCGTTCGTGTTCATTTCGTATGGAGTGCTCCTCGAATACTTTCCGCCGGCGGAACCTAGGGGCCTGCTGGCGCCCGGCGGCATCCTGGAATACCCGCCGCAGGACACCCTCAAACTTTACCCGGGACCCGAAGGGCTGGCCATTTTGCAGGACGTTCCGCTCATGGATCTCTTTCTTGGCAACGTTCCCGGTACCGCCGGAACCACCTCCGTCCTGGCCGTGCTCGTGGGCGGGCTTTACCTACTGGCCCGAAGAGTGATCCGCTGGCACATCCCCGTCTTTTTCGTCCTTTCGACGTATGTGTTCGCCTTCATCAGCTGGAAGCTCGATCCCGCAGCCTCCGCCCCCCCGCTGGTCCATGTGCTTTCGGGCTGGGTGATGCTGGGAGGGTTTTTTCTCGCCACGGAACGTGGGACCTGCCCCGTAACGGTGCCGGGAATGATCCTCTACGGCATCGGCTGCGGGTGTCTCACCATGATCATTCGCATCTGGGGCACGTACATGGAAGGGGTTCCGTTCGCGATCCTTCTCATGAACGGCATGACGCCCATCCTGGATCGGCTGCGCCCCAAGGTCATAGGGAGGGTGAAAGAAGTTGCGTGACCTCATCCGAATGGTAGTCGTCCTCACGGCGATCTCCGGAACCTCCGGGCTGGTCCTTTCCTACGTGAACGAAGCGACCAGAGAGCCGCGGGAATACCAACTGCTCAAATACGTCAAGGGACCGTCGCTCAATGCCGTTCTTCCCGAAGGTTACGAAAACGATCCCATCACCGACAAGATCGTGGTGGCGGTTGGGACCGATGACAAGGGAAAGCCGGTCGAAAAGACAGTGTTTCCCGCCAAGAAGGGAGACGAAATCATCGCGTTAGCCTACGATGCGGAAGCCACCGGGTACCACGGCACCGTATCGGTCATGGTGGGGTTCGCCCCCGACGGGAGAATCACGGGGATGAGCGTCATGACGCACACCGAAACCCCGGGCCTCGGGGCCCGCATCACCGAAAGCGCCTTCACCGACCAGTTCAAAGGACTCGAAGGACCCGACCAGCTGAAACTTTCCTCTGAGGGCGGCGCCATCGACGGGATCAGCGGGGCGACGATTTCCAGCGCGGCGGCGCTGACGGCGGTGAAGCAGGCCGTGGAACTCTTCCCCAAGGTCAAAAAGGAGGTACTTTAGAGCCATGAGTGTGGTGAAAGAGTTTACCAAGGGTCTCTGGAAGGAGGTGCCGCCCTTCCGGCTGGTACTCGGCCTCTGCCCTGTGCTTGCCGTCACCACCGCCGCCAAGAACGGTCTCGGGATGGGCCTTGCCACCACCTTCGTCTTGGTGTGCTCTAATTTTCTGATCTCGTTGCTGAGAAAGGTCATCCCCAACAAGGTGCGCATCGCCGCTTACATCGTGATCATCGCCTCGTTCGTCGTGATCGTCGAACTGGTCATGCAGGCGTTCTTCTACCCGCTGTACAAGGTTCTCGGCATCTTCATTCCCCTCATCGTCGTCAACTGCATCATCCTGGGCCGTGCCGAAGCGTTCGCCTCGAAAAACACCCTCCTTCCCTCCATCGCCGACGGCCTCGGTATGGGGCTCGGGTTCACATTGTCACTCACGTTTCTAGGAAGCCTTCGGGAACTGATCGGAAGCGGCTCGATCTTCGGAGTGCCCATGGGCGGCGAGGCGTTCCTCCCCTTCAGCATCATGCTCAAGCCGCCGGGTGCCTTTTTGTGCCTGGCTTTGATTCTGGCCGGGATGAACCTCATCAGTGCCAAGAAGGGTTAACGGGATGGGCTTGTCCCGGTGTTTTGGCTGAACGCTACACGAACCCGATGTAGACAAGGATGCTTTGACCATGTCCGAATACTGGCTGCTCATCGTCAGCGCGGTTTTTGTCAACAACATCATTCTGGCCCGCTACCTGGGCAACTGCCCGTTCCTCGGGGTCTCCAACCGCATGGACACCGCCACGGGCATGGCCATGGCGGTGGTTTTCGTCATAACCTTGGCGGCGGGCATAACCTGGCTGGTTTCGAAGTACGTTCTCAAACCCTTTGAGTTGGAATACCTCCAGACCATCGCTTTCATCCTGGTGATTGCCGCCCTGGTCCAATTGGTCGAAATGTTCCTACAGAAGTCCATTCCCACTCTCTACCGGGCGCTGGGGATTTTTCTCCCGCTCATCACCACCAACTGCGCCGTTCTCGGCGTGGCGGTGATCGGTGTCGAAGAGGACTTCGACTTCGTCAAGACTCTGGTTTTCGCCTTTGCATCGGCGGTCGGCTACGGCCTGGCCTTGATCCTGCTCACGGGCATCCGCGAACGCGTGGCGGTGGCCTTCGTTCCCCGGCATCTCCGGGGCATGCCCATCGGGCTCATCACGGCCGGACTCCTGGCTCTGGCGTTCCTGGGCTTCATCGGCATGGTGTGACGCAGCCGGCGGCCCACTTGACTTCGCTTGGGGGAACCATTCTACTTTAGCCGTTTGGAGACCCAGGCGCGCGCCGGCGCGCGCCGATTCAGAATCGGTTACGGAGTACACCATGCTGTCAGCGGTTTTGGCCATTGGAGGTATCGGCTTCGTCGCAGGGCTCGGATTGGCGGTCGCCTCGAAAGTTTTCTACGTTTTCGTGGACCCCAAGATCACGGCCGTGGAAGAGGCGCTTCCCGGCGCGAACTGCGGCGGCTGTGGCTTCCCGGGTTGTTCGGCAGCCGCGGAAGCCATTGCAACTGGGAAGGCGCCCCCGAACATCTGCGTGGCCGGCGGCCCGGCCGTTCACGCGCGCGTCGCGCAGATCCTAGGGGTGGAAGTCAAGGAAGTGGAACCCCAAATCGCCCGCCCCGGCTGCTACTACGGCCCCGATGCCGCCGATCTCAAGTACATCTACGACGGTGTGAACGACTGCCGCGCAGCGGCCCTTCTTTCCGGGGGATCCAAGGTATGCCCCATCGGCTGTTTGGGTCTGGGGACCTGCGTGCGGGCGTGTCCCTTCAACGCGCTTTCCATGGGTCCGGACGGACTCCCCGTGGTGAACACAGCTCTCTGCACGGGATGCGGCACCTGCGAACGCGTCTGCCCCAAGCACATCATCACGCTGTCTTCCAACTCGCGGCGGATCACTCAAGAATACACCACGCAAGAATGC
This is a stretch of genomic DNA from Desulfoglaeba alkanexedens ALDC. It encodes these proteins:
- a CDS encoding 4Fe-4S dicluster domain-containing protein, which encodes MKLTTIRSTAVAVPSADPAVVSAPTPRRVVLPLGGPWGKATPLVSDGETVRAGQRVAERPDLRLPAVYAPISGRVDGIRDKYRHTGEKGPALVIVGNGSQEPPASEKPPLDDPVALARFLASVAPPEVDPHPWPPAARLASPEVAAKALDLTDPPFDRPLETLILNALDRQPGDLLRRTVARRFFRELAEAVPQLRALSGARRIVFAWYQGSDLPRDLQEALQRAGVDIVRLPCKYPIALEPLLVQAVTGKEVPMPEGDTRRLGCAVLDVCTAVSLSRSMATGTAPLTAFLQFAVPSRKMMTVYEVTTGTPLEELTAQTERPHGAPSKVIAGGLFLGYAQHDLSVPLTSDVESVFFLGPGEAAGYNYRACFNCGNCVDRCPVNLMPNELGKYCEFGRFEEAERQHLFQCIECGLCAYVCPANRPMLHLLRYGKHELIQMRKES
- a CDS encoding RnfABCDGE type electron transport complex subunit D: MKRPDLLVSMPPHVHAGYSIRRMMTDMLIALLPCIFAGWFFFGVRAVWIVALCAVTAPVTEALWLKALRRPVYAADGSAVVTGVLLGLVLSPEVPWWCAVLGTVTAIIVGKELYGGVGSHPFSSVLVGWAFVFISYGVLLEYFPPAEPRGLLAPGGILEYPPQDTLKLYPGPEGLAILQDVPLMDLFLGNVPGTAGTTSVLAVLVGGLYLLARRVIRWHIPVFFVLSTYVFAFISWKLDPAASAPPLVHVLSGWVMLGGFFLATERGTCPVTVPGMILYGIGCGCLTMIIRIWGTYMEGVPFAILLMNGMTPILDRLRPKVIGRVKEVA
- a CDS encoding RnfABCDGE type electron transport complex subunit G; translation: MRDLIRMVVVLTAISGTSGLVLSYVNEATREPREYQLLKYVKGPSLNAVLPEGYENDPITDKIVVAVGTDDKGKPVEKTVFPAKKGDEIIALAYDAEATGYHGTVSVMVGFAPDGRITGMSVMTHTETPGLGARITESAFTDQFKGLEGPDQLKLSSEGGAIDGISGATISSAAALTAVKQAVELFPKVKKEVL
- the rsxE gene encoding electron transport complex subunit RsxE translates to MSVVKEFTKGLWKEVPPFRLVLGLCPVLAVTTAAKNGLGMGLATTFVLVCSNFLISLLRKVIPNKVRIAAYIVIIASFVVIVELVMQAFFYPLYKVLGIFIPLIVVNCIILGRAEAFASKNTLLPSIADGLGMGLGFTLSLTFLGSLRELIGSGSIFGVPMGGEAFLPFSIMLKPPGAFLCLALILAGMNLISAKKG
- the rsxA gene encoding electron transport complex subunit RsxA produces the protein MSEYWLLIVSAVFVNNIILARYLGNCPFLGVSNRMDTATGMAMAVVFVITLAAGITWLVSKYVLKPFELEYLQTIAFILVIAALVQLVEMFLQKSIPTLYRALGIFLPLITTNCAVLGVAVIGVEEDFDFVKTLVFAFASAVGYGLALILLTGIRERVAVAFVPRHLRGMPIGLITAGLLALAFLGFIGMV